The proteins below come from a single Candidatus Reconcilbacillus cellulovorans genomic window:
- a CDS encoding integrase yields the protein MGKKVELQKALERFLLVKKAAGLSETTLEDYRRHVNYFFRRYPEAWDDQDELKEATLRHISEANQPATRNLRLIYLRAFLKWCKQEGYIAENPLENIKPKKAQPRIVDIPVEKLKELLELPDQRTFAGLRDYALILFQLDTGIRPKEAFHLLIDDFDLNRGLVHVRAEIAKTRMSRTLPISPTTVRAIEKLIEARHPKWPKDLPVFCSADGTIMNKNTWKNRMKKYAEQLGIKIRPYDLRHAFALEFLRSGGHAFALQALLGHTDLSMTKRYLNITQKDLRDQHAVATPLKKILSSRAGALRVRKIEK from the coding sequence TAGAAAGGTTTTTGCTTGTTAAAAAAGCTGCTGGGCTAAGTGAAACGACTCTCGAAGATTATCGCCGCCATGTCAACTACTTTTTTCGACGTTATCCGGAAGCTTGGGACGACCAGGACGAACTAAAAGAAGCGACTCTCCGCCACATCTCCGAAGCCAACCAACCCGCGACTCGAAATCTTCGTCTGATCTATCTTCGCGCTTTTTTGAAGTGGTGTAAACAGGAGGGATATATCGCCGAAAACCCACTCGAAAACATCAAGCCAAAAAAAGCACAACCGCGTATCGTCGATATTCCAGTCGAAAAGCTGAAAGAACTGCTCGAATTACCCGATCAGCGCACATTTGCAGGACTGCGCGATTATGCTTTAATCCTTTTTCAACTCGACACAGGTATTCGTCCAAAAGAAGCATTTCATCTATTGATCGACGATTTTGACCTAAATCGCGGACTCGTGCATGTTCGCGCAGAAATCGCGAAAACCCGCATGTCGAGGACGTTGCCCATTTCGCCGACAACGGTTCGAGCGATCGAAAAACTAATCGAAGCACGTCATCCGAAGTGGCCGAAAGATTTACCCGTTTTCTGCTCGGCAGACGGGACTATCATGAACAAAAACACGTGGAAAAATCGAATGAAAAAATATGCTGAACAACTCGGAATCAAAATCCGACCCTACGATCTGCGCCATGCCTTTGCACTCGAATTTCTTCGCAGTGGCGGACATGCTTTTGCGTTGCAGGCTTTATTAGGCCATACAGATTTGAGCATGACGAAGCGATACTTAAATATCACTCAAAAAGACCTGCGCGACCAACATGCTGTAGCGACACCACTGAAAAAAATCCTCAGCAGTAGAGCAGGCGCCTTGCGGGTAAGAAAAATCGAAAAATGA